One window of Streptococcus troglodytae genomic DNA carries:
- a CDS encoding permease, whose amino-acid sequence MAIFNHLPSSVLQCLAIFLSIIIEALPFILLGAILSGFIEVYLTPDIVQKYLPKNKIGRILFGTFVGFIFPSCECGIVPIVNRFLEKKVPSYTAIPFLATAPIINPIVLFATFSAFGNSWRFVFLRLFGAIIVAISLGILLGFIVDEHIIKESAKPCHFHDYSHKKAYQKIFYALAHAVDELFDTGRYLIFGSFVAASMQIYVPTRILISIGHNPLTAILIMMLLAFILSLCSEADAFIGTSLLATFGVAPVVAFLLIGPMVDIKNLMMMKNAFKTKFILQFVGTSSLIIIIYCLIVGVMQ is encoded by the coding sequence ATGGCGATTTTTAATCATTTACCAAGCAGTGTTCTGCAATGCTTGGCAATCTTCCTTTCTATTATCATCGAAGCTCTGCCATTTATTCTGCTAGGTGCTATTTTGTCGGGTTTTATTGAAGTTTATCTGACACCTGATATTGTTCAAAAATATCTTCCTAAAAATAAAATAGGCCGTATTCTTTTTGGAACTTTTGTTGGTTTTATCTTTCCTTCTTGTGAATGTGGGATTGTCCCTATTGTCAATCGTTTTTTGGAAAAAAAGGTACCTAGCTACACTGCCATTCCTTTTTTAGCAACAGCTCCTATTATCAATCCTATCGTTCTTTTTGCAACATTTTCAGCCTTTGGCAATTCTTGGCGCTTTGTTTTTTTGAGGCTGTTTGGAGCTATTATTGTGGCTATTTCTCTAGGAATTTTACTTGGCTTTATAGTGGATGAACATATCATCAAGGAAAGCGCCAAACCTTGTCATTTCCACGATTATTCTCATAAAAAAGCATATCAAAAGATTTTTTACGCATTAGCTCATGCAGTAGACGAACTTTTTGACACAGGACGTTACCTTATCTTTGGGAGTTTTGTGGCTGCTAGCATGCAAATTTATGTACCAACACGTATTTTGATCTCTATTGGTCATAATCCACTGACGGCTATCTTAATCATGATGCTCCTAGCTTTTATCCTTTCACTGTGCAGTGAAGCTGATGCTTTTATTGGAACTTCTTTGTTGGCGACCTTTGGTGTGGCTCCTGTTGTTGCATTTCTTCTTATTGGCCCTATGGTTGACATCAAAAATTTAATGATGATGAAAAATGCTTTTAAAACGAAGTTTATTCTGCAATTTGTTGGCACATCAAGTCTTATCATTATCATTTATTGCTTGATTGTGGGGGTGATGCAATGA
- a CDS encoding TIGR03943 family putative permease subunit: MIRFLILAGYFELGMYLQLSGKLDRYINSHYSYLAYISMALSFILALVQLTIWMKRLKMHSHLSGKAAKFFSPIILAIPIFVGLLVPTVPLDSTTVSAKGYHFPLAAGSTTSGTSSDGTRVQYLKPDTSLYFTKSAYQKEMRATLKKYKGSGKLQITTQNYMEVMEIIYLFPDEFKNRQIEYVGFIYNDPKDKDSQFLFRFGIIHCIADSGVYGLLTTDGQTHYQNNTWVKVSGKLAIEYNQNLKQTLPVLHISQSSQTMQPKNPYVYRVF; this comes from the coding sequence ATGATTCGATTTCTCATTTTAGCAGGTTACTTTGAATTGGGCATGTACTTGCAATTATCTGGGAAATTAGATCGCTATATTAATAGTCACTATTCTTACTTAGCTTACATTTCCATGGCCTTATCCTTTATTCTGGCCCTTGTGCAGTTAACCATTTGGATGAAAAGGTTAAAAATGCACTCTCACTTATCGGGTAAAGCTGCTAAATTTTTTAGTCCTATTATTCTAGCTATCCCCATTTTTGTTGGACTTTTAGTTCCAACAGTGCCACTTGATTCAACAACCGTCTCTGCCAAAGGCTATCATTTCCCATTGGCTGCAGGATCAACTACTTCAGGAACTAGCTCAGATGGAACTCGCGTTCAATACTTAAAACCTGATACTAGTCTTTATTTCACAAAATCAGCTTATCAAAAAGAGATGCGAGCCACTTTAAAAAAATATAAAGGATCTGGAAAACTGCAAATTACAACGCAAAATTACATGGAAGTGATGGAGATTATCTACCTCTTTCCTGATGAATTCAAAAACCGTCAAATTGAATATGTCGGCTTTATTTACAATGATCCCAAAGATAAGGACAGTCAATTTCTCTTTCGCTTTGGCATCATTCACTGTATTGCTGATTCAGGTGTCTATGGTTTGTTAACGACAGATGGACAAACGCATTATCAAAACAACACTTGGGTTAAGGTCAGTGGGAAACTTGCTATTGAATACAATCAAAACCTGAAACAAACTCTGCCTGTTCTTCATATTTCTCAGAGTTCACAGACAATGCAACCTAAAAATCCTTATGTTTATCGTGTATTTTAA
- a CDS encoding MFS transporter has product MISTQQTDKVSRKTQLSIIATALVGFSGILSETSMNVTFTKLMTIFHLPLSSLQWITTVYLLAVAISMTLSATLQQNVKERLQFTIAVLLFLLGTATCIISAHFGLMIIGRALQGAGTGIAMPLMFNLIIERIPINKIGTYMGIGGLIMSLAPAFGPTYGGFMIAHFSWQWIFLLTLPVPVIALIISYFSLENSPKTNKRPFDILSFLLLAIALSFFLILISGLESGSLNWWALIIFGFALIFFVFRSLKSQIPFLDIRILKQAPVLLGLIPFFIYQFSNLASNFVIPNFLVQAEHISTTIAGFVLLPGTLLGGILAPFFGKLYDLKGPKLSLYWGNILFAASLGIFALWINSLTIILMILVYIIFTFGRNMAFNNTMAVAISQLPKNKTADATAVFQMMQQFAGALGTALSSVALQLAPNMASGVKFIFSTLFILVILIFFCFKMLFASLKKY; this is encoded by the coding sequence ATGATCAGTACACAACAGACAGATAAAGTCTCTCGTAAAACTCAGCTTTCTATCATAGCAACTGCTTTGGTCGGTTTTTCTGGTATTCTATCAGAAACAAGTATGAATGTGACTTTCACCAAATTAATGACTATTTTCCATTTGCCTTTAAGTAGTCTGCAATGGATTACAACCGTTTATCTCTTGGCAGTCGCTATTTCTATGACACTGAGCGCCACATTGCAACAAAATGTTAAAGAGCGTTTACAATTCACAATAGCAGTCTTGCTTTTTCTTCTAGGGACAGCAACATGTATCATCTCTGCTCATTTTGGCCTGATGATTATTGGCAGAGCTCTGCAGGGAGCTGGTACGGGAATTGCTATGCCTTTGATGTTTAACCTTATTATTGAGCGCATTCCTATCAACAAGATTGGAACCTATATGGGAATTGGCGGACTTATCATGAGTTTAGCTCCTGCTTTTGGACCTACTTATGGCGGTTTCATGATTGCCCATTTTTCTTGGCAATGGATTTTTTTACTAACACTGCCAGTTCCTGTAATTGCTTTAATTATCAGTTATTTTTCTTTGGAAAATTCACCTAAAACTAATAAACGTCCTTTTGATATCCTCAGCTTTCTTTTATTAGCGATAGCTTTGTCCTTCTTTTTAATCCTTATTTCCGGACTTGAATCGGGTTCCCTTAATTGGTGGGCTTTAATCATTTTTGGCTTTGCCCTTATTTTCTTTGTGTTTAGAAGCCTTAAATCACAGATACCTTTTTTAGATATTCGAATCTTAAAACAAGCTCCTGTTCTTTTAGGCTTAATCCCTTTTTTCATCTATCAATTTTCAAATTTAGCCTCTAACTTTGTTATTCCTAATTTTCTTGTTCAAGCAGAGCACATCTCAACTACAATTGCCGGTTTTGTGTTACTGCCAGGAACACTTTTAGGCGGAATCTTAGCACCATTTTTTGGAAAACTTTATGACTTAAAAGGCCCTAAATTATCTCTTTATTGGGGAAATATTCTTTTTGCAGCTAGCCTTGGTATCTTCGCTTTATGGATAAACTCTTTAACCATTATATTAATGATCCTTGTCTACATCATTTTCACTTTCGGACGTAATATGGCTTTTAACAACACTATGGCAGTTGCTATTTCACAATTACCCAAAAATAAGACAGCAGATGCTACTGCTGTTTTCCAAATGATGCAGCAATTTGCCGGTGCCTTAGGAACAGCTCTATCATCAGTTGCCCTCCAATTAGCCCCAAATATGGCCAGCGGTGTGAAATTTATCTTTTCAACTTTATTTATCTTGGTTATCCTTATTTTCTTTTGTTTCAAAATGCTCTTTGCTTCTTTGAAAAAGTATTAA
- the ftsY gene encoding signal recognition particle-docking protein FtsY: MGLFNRLFGKKRQEEKSTTDSIEETAEQEVAQEKPALPTETAETAENQQSVYENDVTESQAEQVSDARIIEDGQNSKEPAASGHSVQEHNQQPVQQGVFHSENSVAAVQNNTETMPAQQKEDEKTNQSADLMIDYYARKAELAQKVESQKQAETAKQESQITVPTQEEADTAVNQSEEETSEQPAGSAETEEEKYNRSLKKTRTGFGARLNAFLANFRNVDEEFFEDLEEMLILSDVGVQVASTLTEDLRYEAKLEKAKKPESLRRVIIEKLVDIYDKDGQFNEKINFQNGLTVMLFVGVNGVGKTTSIGKLAYKYKHQGKKVMLVAADTFRAGAVAQLAEWGRRVDVPVVTGPKKADPASVVYDGVEKAVAADVDILMIDTAGRLQNKDNLMAELEKIGRIVKRVIPDAPHETLLTLDASTGQNALVQAKEFSKITPLTGLILTKIDGTAKGGVVLAIRQELAIPVKFIGFGEKIDDIGEFHSEDFMRGLLEGLL; this comes from the coding sequence ATGGGTTTATTTAATCGCTTATTTGGTAAGAAAAGACAAGAAGAAAAGTCAACAACGGATTCTATTGAAGAAACCGCTGAACAAGAAGTCGCACAAGAAAAGCCAGCACTGCCGACAGAAACTGCTGAAACAGCAGAGAATCAGCAGTCTGTTTATGAAAATGATGTGACAGAAAGTCAAGCAGAACAAGTATCAGATGCACGAATAATTGAAGACGGACAGAATTCTAAAGAACCAGCAGCTAGTGGGCATTCCGTCCAAGAACATAACCAACAGCCTGTCCAACAAGGAGTGTTTCATTCTGAAAATTCTGTAGCCGCTGTACAAAATAATACTGAGACCATGCCTGCGCAGCAAAAAGAAGACGAAAAGACAAATCAATCAGCAGATTTGATGATAGATTATTATGCACGTAAGGCTGAATTGGCTCAAAAAGTGGAAAGTCAAAAACAAGCAGAGACTGCTAAGCAAGAAAGTCAAATAACCGTTCCAACTCAAGAGGAAGCTGATACAGCTGTCAATCAGTCTGAAGAAGAAACTTCTGAGCAACCGGCAGGATCTGCTGAAACTGAGGAAGAAAAGTACAATCGCAGTCTGAAAAAAACTCGCACTGGCTTTGGTGCGAGACTCAATGCTTTCTTGGCTAATTTTCGTAATGTTGATGAAGAATTCTTTGAAGACTTGGAAGAGATGCTCATTCTTTCTGATGTTGGCGTTCAAGTGGCTTCAACCTTGACAGAAGATTTGCGCTATGAAGCTAAATTAGAAAAGGCCAAGAAACCTGAATCTCTTCGCCGTGTCATTATTGAAAAACTGGTCGATATTTATGACAAAGATGGTCAGTTTAATGAAAAAATTAATTTTCAGAATGGTCTTACTGTTATGCTTTTTGTAGGAGTTAATGGTGTTGGTAAAACGACTTCCATTGGGAAATTGGCCTATAAATATAAACATCAAGGCAAGAAAGTTATGCTGGTTGCAGCCGATACTTTTCGTGCGGGAGCCGTTGCTCAGTTAGCTGAATGGGGTCGCCGTGTTGATGTTCCAGTTGTTACAGGCCCAAAAAAGGCTGATCCAGCTAGTGTTGTTTATGATGGTGTTGAAAAGGCAGTTGCAGCAGATGTTGATATTCTTATGATTGATACAGCAGGTCGCCTGCAAAATAAGGATAACCTCATGGCGGAATTGGAAAAGATTGGCCGTATTGTGAAACGTGTTATTCCAGATGCTCCTCATGAAACGTTGCTTACTCTTGATGCTTCAACGGGACAAAATGCCCTTGTTCAGGCTAAAGAGTTTTCAAAAATCACCCCTTTGACTGGTCTGATTTTAACAAAAATTGATGGAACTGCCAAAGGTGGTGTGGTGCTTGCTATTCGCCAAGAGCTTGCGATTCCTGTTAAATTTATTGGATTTGGTGAAAAAATTGATGATATTGGTGAATTTCATTCTGAAGATTTCATGAGAGGACTTTTAGAAGGATTGCTATGA
- a CDS encoding Cof-type HAD-IIB family hydrolase, translating into MTEIKLLALDLDGTLFNTKKEVSLENKEALKAAREKGIKVVITTGRPLKAIEHLLGELDLLSKDNYLITFNGGLVQKTTGEILEKSALSRKQVETIQTEMEHLALPVDILSDGIVYSISNQDNHSLYPIANPMLTFREIDGLPQLPLDTIYNKVVIVCDADFLDQQIEKIPAYFYEKFEVFKSRDIILEIMPKGVHKAVGLDLLTKHLAIDQSEVMAMGDEENDLSMLEWAGLGVAMANGVPIVKETADAVTKKTNDESGVAEAIKKYILNED; encoded by the coding sequence ATGACTGAGATTAAATTATTGGCTTTGGATTTAGATGGCACTCTCTTTAATACCAAAAAAGAGGTTAGTTTAGAAAATAAAGAAGCTCTGAAGGCAGCTCGTGAAAAAGGCATTAAAGTAGTTATTACAACAGGCCGCCCTCTTAAAGCTATCGAACATTTACTTGGGGAGCTTGATTTGCTATCAAAAGATAATTACCTGATTACTTTTAACGGCGGACTCGTTCAAAAGACGACAGGTGAAATTTTAGAAAAGAGTGCTCTAAGCAGAAAACAGGTTGAAACGATTCAGACAGAAATGGAACACCTAGCCCTGCCAGTGGATATTCTCAGTGATGGTATCGTCTATAGTATTAGTAATCAAGATAACCATTCGCTCTATCCTATTGCTAATCCTATGCTGACATTTCGTGAAATTGATGGATTGCCGCAACTGCCTTTGGATACCATTTATAATAAGGTCGTTATTGTTTGCGATGCTGATTTTTTAGATCAGCAGATTGAAAAAATCCCTGCTTATTTTTACGAAAAATTTGAAGTCTTCAAATCGCGTGATATCATTTTAGAAATCATGCCTAAAGGGGTTCATAAGGCTGTAGGGCTTGATCTTCTCACCAAACATTTAGCTATTGACCAAAGTGAAGTTATGGCTATGGGAGATGAAGAAAATGACTTAAGTATGTTAGAGTGGGCCGGTTTGGGTGTTGCAATGGCAAATGGTGTACCTATTGTCAAGGAAACAGCTGATGCGGTAACAAAAAAGACTAATGATGAGTCTGGTGTTGCCGAAGCTATTAAAAAATATATATTGAACGAGGATTGA
- a CDS encoding Cof-type HAD-IIB family hydrolase, which translates to MTEKIRLIATDMDGTFLDASGQFDHQRLDDLLKKFEAKNLIFTIASGRSLLTLEKLFKDFTDRIAIIAENGSLIQYKNQVLFEQLMTPSQYLDLTAKILENPYNQGVELLLSGKKAAYILAESPQSYIDFMKGYYENIQLVENFEQLDDDIFKITTQFPAEYVRKGAAWLNERLPHIQAVTTGFESIDIILRGANKGFGLSHLCQVLKLKSEHVLAFGDNLNDFEMMDFADVAIAPENARAEIKELADEVIPHHQEQSVITYMEGMIKE; encoded by the coding sequence ATGACAGAAAAAATACGTTTGATTGCAACAGATATGGACGGTACTTTTTTAGATGCTTCCGGTCAGTTTGATCATCAGCGCTTAGATGATTTGTTGAAAAAATTTGAAGCAAAAAATCTTATTTTCACTATTGCCAGTGGTCGTTCGCTGTTGACTTTAGAAAAATTATTTAAGGATTTTACAGATCGTATTGCAATTATAGCTGAAAATGGGAGTTTGATTCAATATAAAAATCAAGTGTTGTTTGAACAGTTAATGACTCCTTCTCAGTATCTTGATTTAACAGCTAAAATTTTGGAAAATCCATATAACCAAGGTGTTGAATTGCTCTTATCTGGTAAAAAAGCTGCCTATATTTTGGCGGAGAGTCCGCAGAGTTATATTGATTTCATGAAGGGGTATTATGAAAATATTCAGTTAGTTGAGAATTTTGAACAGTTGGATGATGATATTTTTAAAATCACAACTCAATTTCCAGCGGAATATGTCCGTAAGGGAGCTGCTTGGTTAAACGAAAGACTCCCGCATATTCAAGCTGTAACAACAGGATTCGAGTCTATTGATATTATTTTACGAGGAGCCAATAAGGGCTTTGGTCTTAGCCATCTCTGCCAAGTTCTAAAGTTAAAATCTGAACATGTTTTAGCTTTTGGTGATAATTTAAACGACTTTGAAATGATGGATTTTGCAGACGTTGCTATTGCACCTGAAAATGCGCGTGCTGAAATTAAAGAGCTTGCAGATGAAGTCATCCCTCATCATCAGGAACAATCAGTAATAACTTATATGGAAGGTATGATAAAGGAATGA
- a CDS encoding DUF3114 domain-containing protein: MWRILGNSSFSQTGLRKRYQEAKQLLLWESVGWTREDVKQLAKKGLQPSDFRIGSQAFNLLWQAAYGNKEPQKLLSIVLDMAAMPEELSGDLQENQELVHRFSDDLAPDNTFWHEFSLLVQEIFPKDTLSAKTNFAKRIHQFRYVISSQQAQWIRDHLRHDKMTDAQALARFLRKKKRKVWYHPTYDYTLYDSARLHNKVAFKDGQTIYPDDSYRLNFKVLLNFHTEFILDNEGHFLNEIDAEHITQNGIINGASFNYANNCNQCHWELDVNPTKSHDPLFRDAIIATKDLHFTAPKYILKKIEAASEEDWQKSYFNKKGLYASGRKSNFKAVKHLIRQFKKELFKLKWTKN, encoded by the coding sequence ATGTGGCGCATTTTAGGAAACTCTTCATTTTCCCAAACGGGTCTGCGCAAACGTTATCAAGAAGCAAAGCAGCTGCTGTTATGGGAAAGTGTAGGATGGACTAGGGAAGATGTAAAGCAACTAGCTAAAAAGGGTTTGCAGCCATCGGACTTTCGCATTGGTTCACAGGCTTTTAATCTCTTATGGCAGGCTGCTTATGGTAATAAAGAGCCGCAAAAATTGCTATCGATTGTTCTAGATATGGCTGCTATGCCAGAAGAATTATCTGGTGATTTGCAAGAAAATCAAGAGTTAGTTCATCGTTTTTCTGACGATTTAGCACCAGACAATACTTTTTGGCATGAGTTTTCACTTCTGGTTCAAGAGATTTTTCCAAAAGACACACTCAGTGCTAAGACTAATTTTGCCAAACGTATCCATCAATTTCGCTATGTCATTTCCAGTCAGCAGGCGCAGTGGATCCGTGACCATTTGAGACATGACAAAATGACTGATGCTCAGGCTTTGGCGCGATTTTTAAGAAAGAAAAAGAGAAAAGTTTGGTATCATCCAACCTATGATTACACACTTTATGATTCTGCCCGTCTGCATAATAAGGTTGCTTTTAAGGATGGACAGACGATTTATCCAGATGACTCTTATCGCCTTAATTTTAAGGTGTTATTAAATTTTCATACGGAATTTATTCTTGATAATGAAGGTCATTTCTTGAATGAAATTGATGCTGAACACATCACACAAAATGGGATTATTAATGGTGCTAGTTTTAATTATGCTAACAATTGCAATCAATGTCATTGGGAATTAGATGTTAATCCGACCAAATCACATGATCCTCTCTTTAGAGATGCGATTATTGCTACTAAGGACTTGCATTTTACGGCTCCTAAATATATCTTAAAAAAAATCGAAGCAGCATCAGAAGAGGATTGGCAAAAAAGTTATTTTAATAAAAAAGGCCTCTATGCTAGTGGACGCAAGAGCAATTTTAAAGCAGTTAAGCATTTGATCCGACAATTTAAAAAAGAACTTTTTAAACTGAAGTGGACAAAAAATTGA
- a CDS encoding adhesin → MRYSQIYRKSLALLAIGMILTASTLPSINILADDNTGAPAMPDGQAPAGGGANTTTYDYSGTNSGVLVSNGSKVTSSAKTKSTTSAQNTALVQNGGSLTLRKANLTKSGDDNDGDNDNFYGINSILLAVNKGSKAYVSNSKLKASSSGSNGIFATDKATIYANKTSIATTADNSRGLDATYNGNIIANKMTISTKGAHSAAIATDRGGGNISTTNSSLNTSGSGSPLLYSTGNIQVNHVTGTSSNSQIAGMEGLNTILIHNSNLTSTMTNKTASDPIANGVIIYQSQSGDAEATTGQSAHFELSKSKLTSSIASGSMFYLTNTSANIILNQSTLNFDANKAKLLTVAGNDANNWGTPGSNGATVNFTGHKQILKGDVDVDSISTLNMYLLDKTTYTGKTTVSTNSTNTSPSTSPITMNISKNSKWVLTGHSTVTNLNAEKGAKIVDKDGKTVSIISSSGQKLVKGKSKYSLTVTGTYSQKVTTSSSNKLSSSYIDRSDFDNYFKTTTAFVNNTKNTSN, encoded by the coding sequence ATGCGCTATTCACAAATTTATCGTAAAAGTTTGGCTTTGCTGGCTATAGGAATGATTCTAACTGCCTCAACCTTGCCTAGTATAAATATTCTAGCTGATGATAATACTGGAGCACCTGCTATGCCAGATGGACAAGCTCCTGCAGGAGGTGGTGCTAATACCACAACTTATGATTACAGCGGAACCAACAGTGGTGTTCTCGTTTCTAATGGCAGCAAGGTCACTTCCAGTGCCAAAACCAAATCCACTACTTCCGCCCAAAATACAGCTCTTGTTCAAAACGGTGGTAGTTTAACACTGCGTAAAGCGAATTTAACAAAGTCCGGTGATGATAATGATGGAGATAATGATAATTTTTACGGTATTAATTCTATTTTACTAGCAGTCAATAAAGGGTCAAAAGCTTATGTTTCGAATTCCAAACTAAAAGCTAGCAGTTCTGGCAGCAATGGTATCTTTGCAACTGATAAGGCAACTATCTACGCCAATAAAACAAGCATTGCAACTACAGCTGATAATTCACGGGGACTTGATGCCACTTACAATGGCAATATTATTGCTAATAAGATGACCATTTCTACAAAAGGCGCTCACAGCGCTGCTATTGCAACTGACCGTGGTGGCGGCAATATTTCCACCACTAATTCCAGTTTAAATACTAGTGGCTCTGGCTCACCTCTTCTTTATTCAACAGGCAATATTCAAGTTAATCACGTTACAGGAACATCTAGTAACAGTCAAATTGCTGGTATGGAAGGTCTTAATACCATTCTTATTCATAATTCTAATTTAACTAGTACCATGACAAACAAAACTGCCAGTGACCCGATTGCCAATGGCGTTATCATCTATCAGTCACAATCTGGTGATGCCGAAGCAACAACGGGGCAAAGTGCTCACTTCGAGCTCAGCAAGTCTAAATTAACTTCTTCCATTGCTTCAGGTTCTATGTTCTACCTGACGAATACCTCTGCAAACATTATCCTTAATCAATCCACCTTGAATTTTGATGCAAACAAGGCTAAACTTTTGACTGTAGCAGGCAATGATGCCAATAATTGGGGAACCCCCGGTAGTAATGGGGCAACAGTTAACTTTACTGGCCATAAGCAGATACTTAAAGGAGATGTTGATGTAGATAGCATTTCGACCTTAAATATGTATTTACTTGATAAAACCACTTACACTGGAAAAACCACTGTATCAACCAACAGTACCAATACATCTCCAAGCACGTCTCCTATTACCATGAATATTTCTAAAAATTCCAAATGGGTGCTAACTGGTCATTCGACAGTAACCAATCTCAATGCTGAAAAAGGTGCTAAAATTGTTGATAAAGACGGAAAAACCGTCAGCATCATCTCTTCAAGCGGACAAAAACTTGTTAAAGGTAAAAGCAAATATAGCCTAACAGTCACAGGAACTTACAGTCAAAAGGTAACAACCAGCTCAAGTAACAAACTCAGCAGCAGTTACATTGACCGCAGTGACTTCGATAATTATTTTAAAACAACAACAGCCTTTGTAAATAATACCAAAAACACAAGTAATTAA
- a CDS encoding helix-turn-helix domain-containing protein, with protein MMSETIALLRKKSGYSQERLAEKVGVSRQTLSKWELGESLPDIVSSNRLAEIFDISLDELVNSDVFPFAGKAKKGKYIFGTVTVGERGQIVIPARARKIFNIQRGDTLMVLGDVNQGLALMHSDFFVQAFEEMGLMK; from the coding sequence ATGATGAGTGAAACAATTGCTTTGCTAAGGAAAAAGTCAGGCTATTCTCAAGAAAGATTAGCTGAAAAGGTAGGTGTGTCTCGTCAGACCCTCAGTAAGTGGGAATTGGGGGAGAGTTTACCGGATATTGTCTCGTCAAACCGTTTGGCAGAAATTTTTGATATTAGCTTAGATGAGCTGGTTAATAGTGACGTTTTTCCTTTTGCTGGTAAAGCTAAAAAAGGCAAGTATATCTTTGGAACGGTGACTGTTGGTGAAAGAGGCCAAATCGTTATCCCTGCACGAGCTAGGAAAATTTTTAATATCCAAAGAGGTGATACTCTGATGGTCTTAGGTGATGTTAATCAAGGCCTGGCTTTAATGCATAGCGATTTCTTTGTTCAAGCTTTTGAAGAAATGGGGTTAATGAAATGA
- a CDS encoding NADP-dependent oxidoreductase has protein sequence MKGIEIVNYGGPEVAKVRTFSSPVRRAGEVMIQVVASSINPVDIKYMTPETIQKIPSFPAILGWDIAGIIIEADKNSNFFAGERVVAFHPQGSWQQLVAASENQVVKLPDNIDFISGGSIPLAASTALQALRRLRLEPSERLLVTGAAGSVGYYALQFALKMGVKASGLVRNKNQKMSINLLDTEIYTNDDPIPEFDAVFDTAGVLNRIDVIHKGGRLVTVSDEQIDPQVLKHTSFAEHNYVRVNKEDLEEIVHLVSEAKIETRVAKIYSFNNVQEALAQAMKSGNNGKIMLIF, from the coding sequence ATGAAAGGTATTGAAATAGTGAATTATGGCGGACCGGAGGTTGCTAAGGTTCGAACATTTAGCAGTCCCGTTAGACGAGCAGGAGAAGTGATGATTCAAGTAGTTGCCTCTTCAATTAATCCAGTAGACATAAAGTATATGACGCCGGAAACGATTCAGAAAATTCCTTCTTTCCCAGCAATTCTAGGTTGGGATATTGCTGGGATTATAATAGAAGCTGATAAGAATTCAAATTTTTTTGCTGGTGAGCGTGTGGTGGCTTTTCATCCACAAGGGAGCTGGCAGCAATTAGTTGCTGCCTCTGAGAATCAGGTTGTAAAATTGCCTGATAATATTGATTTTATCAGTGGAGGCAGTATTCCTTTAGCCGCTTCAACGGCTTTGCAAGCTTTAAGAAGATTACGACTAGAGCCTAGCGAGCGTTTACTTGTTACCGGAGCAGCTGGCAGTGTCGGCTATTACGCACTTCAATTTGCTCTGAAAATGGGAGTTAAAGCATCTGGCTTAGTAAGAAATAAAAATCAAAAAATGAGCATAAATTTATTAGACACAGAAATTTATACAAATGATGATCCTATTCCTGAATTTGATGCTGTCTTTGATACGGCAGGTGTACTCAATCGTATTGATGTCATCCACAAGGGTGGAAGACTCGTGACTGTCAGCGATGAACAGATTGATCCACAAGTACTAAAACATACCTCTTTTGCTGAACATAATTACGTTAGAGTAAACAAGGAAGACTTGGAAGAAATTGTCCATCTTGTTTCGGAAGCAAAGATAGAAACCAGAGTTGCAAAGATATATTCTTTTAATAATGTTCAGGAAGCTCTAGCACAGGCTATGAAGTCTGGGAATAATGGAAAAATCATGCTCATTTTCTAG
- a CDS encoding MerR family transcriptional regulator: MRIGEVSKLTNVSMRSLRYYEEKGLIHPERLENGYRDYDKLTLERIKTLKLYFDLGLTTAEMQQVMGCDPFVFPYKNLMCKDVIMIYEDKLKEVSHQIQILQQIESRLKERLMKIYHLKEDGINERY; encoded by the coding sequence ATGAGGATTGGAGAGGTTTCTAAATTGACGAATGTCAGTATGAGATCATTGCGCTATTATGAGGAAAAAGGATTAATCCATCCAGAAAGATTAGAGAACGGTTACCGTGATTATGATAAATTAACGCTAGAGCGAATTAAGACATTAAAATTATATTTTGATTTGGGATTAACAACAGCAGAAATGCAGCAGGTCATGGGTTGTGATCCCTTTGTTTTTCCATATAAGAACCTTATGTGTAAAGATGTTATTATGATTTATGAGGATAAGCTTAAAGAAGTTAGCCATCAAATTCAGATTTTACAACAGATTGAATCCCGCTTAAAAGAGCGATTGATGAAAATTTATCATTTAAAGGAGGATGGCATAAATGAAAGGTATTGA